In the genome of Polaromonas vacuolata, the window AAATAGAAGAAAAAGGCAAGCAATCTGGTGTGATTGGTGTGACGCTTCAGGGTACAAACCCAGAGCGAATCGCGACAATTTTAAATACTGTCGGTAAAGTTTACGTCAATCAAAACATTGATAGAAAAGCCGCAGAAGCTGATAAATCACTGGTTTTTCTCGATGATTTCCTGCCCCAATTAAAACGGCAACTTGAAACTTCAGAAGGAAAATTCACAGCGTTTCGTAACCAAAACCGAACAATTAATTTAAGCGCAGAAGCCGACTTAATCCTCCAGCAAGCGGTGGCTTTGCAAACTAACTTGATGACTTTGCAGCAAAAGCGTAAAGAGTTAGAGGCCTTATTTACATCGCAGCATCCCAGCATCAAGACGATTGATGCACAGATTGCCGCTGTCTCTAATGAAATCAATACGAACAATAAAACCGTCAGGACTTTGCCAAACTTAGAGCAAGACTCGCTGCGTCTAATCCGTGATGTGAAGGTCAATAACGAGCTTTACACCGCGCTGCTAACCAACACGCAGCAACTGCGTTTGGTAAAAGAAGGCACAGTCGGAAATGTGCGGGTAGTTGATGTTTCTGCTGTGCCAGAAAATCCAGTCGCGCCTAAACGCAGTTTGATTCTCGGCACAAGCGCCGTGCTCGGTCTTCTTCTTGGAATTGGTATAGCCTTTCTTCGCAACAGTTTGCGCCCGGGTATTAAAGATGCGTCTGATATCGAAACCGCCACTGGTCTAAATGTTTTTGCAACCGTGCCGTTTTCAAACGAGCAGCAAAAACTTTATAAATTAATCAATGACCGCTTACCCGGCAACCATGTGTTGGCTGTCAGTAATCCCGAAGACCCAAGCATAGAAAGCCTACGCGGTCTGCGCACCGCATTGCAGTTTGCTATGTTAGACGCCGCAAACAATATATTGCTGGTTTCCGGCCCAACGCCAAACATTGGTAAGTCTTTTACCAGTGTTAACTTTGCCGCTGTGTTGGGTGCGGGCAATAAAAGAGTTTTGCTAATAGACGCCGACCTGCGCAAAGGCCATATCCATAATTATTTTGGGCAAGAGCGTGGTTTTGGTTTGAGCGAATTAATCACAGGAAGTCAAACGCTAGAGACAGTGATCAGAAAAAATGTTGCACCTAATGTCGATTTAATCTGCACGGGTACCTTGCCGCCAAACCCAGGCGAGTTGTTAATGTCACCGACAACAGATGTGTTACTTAAAACACTGTCTGCCCAATATGATTTAGTCATGATAGATACGCCACCGGTTTTAGCTGTTTCAGATACTCAGGTATTGGCACACTTAGTCGGCACTATTTTCTTGATAGCTCGTGCAGACGTAAGTACCTTGGGCGAGCTACAAGAATCCACCAAACGTTTAAGCCAAGCCGGCGCGCAAGTTAAAGGCGTAGTGTTTAACGGTTTTAATACCAGTCGCCAGCGCTATGGTGGTTATGGCTACAAGTACAGCCGCTATCGTTACACCCAGTACCAGTACGGCAAGTAATTTTTGCTGGATGCTCTGCCTAGTAAAAAACTACTTTTTCAGCAAAGTAGTAATCTAAAAATGTAGCTTGCACATATGTTGGCGGATTCAAGCTTGAAGTGCAACCGTATGCTGATAGGACTCTAACTGTTCCATAAAAACCTGATGCGGCGTTCGATACCCTAAACATTTTCTAGGACGATGATTGAGCCTGTGCATCGCTAAAGCAATGTCATCGTCGGTGATGCAATTAAAGCGCATCCCCTTTGGGAAAAACTGGCGAATCAAACCGTTCATATTCTCGTTCGCCCCACGCTCCCACGAGGCGTATGGATGGGCGAAAAAGAAATCTGCACTCAGCGCAGAAGCTATTCG includes:
- a CDS encoding polysaccharide biosynthesis tyrosine autokinase, which gives rise to MSPLNSPNSQNISNSPNLQADTQDDDEIDLLSLLDVVIESRWLIISIAFLVFLLCGTYAYLSRPVFEANSLIQVEDSKSSTIGALGEAASLLDAKSTASAEMEILRSRLVLGQTVDELQLNLSATPVYLPIVGSRLARYATELSTPGIFGFGGYVSGTESIKVSQLDVPTSLEGIALRLVVVDKGYQLFDPNGKLITSGQVGIAVLFDTAGGPGNIFVSSLSAKPGAFFTLVKGSRLNAIEGLQADLKIEEKGKQSGVIGVTLQGTNPERIATILNTVGKVYVNQNIDRKAAEADKSLVFLDDFLPQLKRQLETSEGKFTAFRNQNRTINLSAEADLILQQAVALQTNLMTLQQKRKELEALFTSQHPSIKTIDAQIAAVSNEINTNNKTVRTLPNLEQDSLRLIRDVKVNNELYTALLTNTQQLRLVKEGTVGNVRVVDVSAVPENPVAPKRSLILGTSAVLGLLLGIGIAFLRNSLRPGIKDASDIETATGLNVFATVPFSNEQQKLYKLINDRLPGNHVLAVSNPEDPSIESLRGLRTALQFAMLDAANNILLVSGPTPNIGKSFTSVNFAAVLGAGNKRVLLIDADLRKGHIHNYFGQERGFGLSELITGSQTLETVIRKNVAPNVDLICTGTLPPNPGELLMSPTTDVLLKTLSAQYDLVMIDTPPVLAVSDTQVLAHLVGTIFLIARADVSTLGELQESTKRLSQAGAQVKGVVFNGFNTSRQRYGGYGYKYSRYRYTQYQYGK